Part of the Fusarium musae strain F31 chromosome 3, whole genome shotgun sequence genome, ATATCCTGCTCCGTCTGTTCGAAATGGTTTCTCTCCCACACAAGAACCCCATGCTTTTTGTTTCTCGGTTCATAGGCACGAAGCTCATATTTAAAAGCCGTTGAGACAGCGGGCGCCGCAATGCCATGCGCCTTTAGCAGGCCCTTCTCAATTATCTTGACGGGTACCTCAAGATGTATAGGTAACGACTGCTGTTCAACGAGCTTACAGTCGATATATTGTGAGGGATCACCCCATTTCTTACCTTCATACTCGACCGACATTCTCAGAATCTGTCCATTGTCGGCCAATTCAGGGGAATCCTGCCATACCTTCACCAGTACTTGCAGCCAGGATGCCAACAAACCCACATCACAATTGAAGCAGTGCCCCCGTTTATGCCACACCTTGAGGATGTCTTCTATAAGCGCAATTGACTTTTCGCCATCCATGTGAATCAGACTGCCCTTCTTGGAGGGGCCTGGGCAATCCTCACAATGCAGACATTTACGGCATGATGGACAAACATAGTGGGACTTCTCATCGTTCTTGCAGTGAGCCACCATCGCGTCTACGCATCCGTTACAGTAGATGTGCATGCAAGGGAGGACAAATGCACGGAGGCGaggatcatcttcatctttgaaTGTCATCTGTTCGTGGCAGATTCCACACGTGAGTTAATATCGTGAGGATAATCGTCACAGGCTTGCAAGAATGCCGGGAAGAAGGTTTCGGTGATAGGCATCTGGGTTGAGTGATCGAAAGAGCTGTCGAAAAAGGTTGTCGTTGCCCAGTTGGTTAGAGGTAAGATGCTGGTGCGGTGTACAGAGGCGTGCTTGCGTGCTTGATCATTCGTTCTCATGACTGGATTTAAtgaatttatataaactgTCTCCAAGATTAAATATTTCCCTTTGTTTCATTATTTCGAACATGATAAGAGTTCAGATAGACGTAGTATGTGAGTGCTAGGAACAACCCAACGAATACTTCAAGATCATACAGACACGTCCACCAAGTTCCAAAGGGCTCTGCAGACTATCCTAGTACACAAGCTGAACAGTAGGCT contains:
- a CDS encoding hypothetical protein (EggNog:ENOG41) — protein: MVAHCKNDEKSHYVCPSCRKCLHCEDCPGPSKKGSLIHMDGEKSIALIEDILKVWHKRGHCFNCDVGKKWGDPSQYIDCKLVEQQSLPIHLEVPVKIIEKGLLKAHGIAAPAVSTAFKYELRAYEPRNKKHGVLVWERNHFEQTEQDMRDHWGGNRKLMLLSLAFDLRDVWSDENVRKQIYERAERERESVFQRIEDNEAEEVDVEDGDDEDELPDMYIV